One window of Quercus robur chromosome 5, dhQueRobu3.1, whole genome shotgun sequence genomic DNA carries:
- the LOC126728935 gene encoding sister chromatid cohesion protein PDS5 homolog D-like, with the protein MTSFDRKLEKQLKDREFERQIKEAGNRLINPPSSIDDLLTLLDKVENLLAYVEQEPSKSMRDALLPSVKALITDKLLRHAEMDVKVSVVSCIIEITRITAPDAPYKDEQMKEIFQFIVAAFENMPHVSTRSYKKVVSILDTIAKVKLCFVMLDLECDALVVEMFQSFLKIIRSNYPPFVLSAMETIMNLVIDESEDISLDLLSSLFAIVRKENQNVSPISWTLGEQIITRINAQLERIMAPTQKLPNELESAHDVNVEVVKRASDQPSTILEDLHLGKVEEVKTTMFPMVHKVQDEIMLIPHIDFVIPNESNAVEFKVLLV; encoded by the exons ATGACTTCCTTTGATAGAAAGCTTGAGAAGCAGCTTAAAGATAGAGAATTTGAGAGGCAAATTAAGGAGGCTGGGAATAGACTCATTAACCCTCCTTCCTCCATTGATGATCTTCTCACTCTTCTTGataaagttgaaaatttgttaGCATATGTGGAGCAAGAACCATCCAAATCAATGCGAGATGCACTTTTACCCTCAGTGAAGGCATTGATCACTGATAAACTTTTGAGACATGCTGAAATGGATGTGAAGGTTTCAGTTGTATCTTGCATTATTGAGATTACAAGGATAACAGCACCAGATGCCCCATATAAGGATGagcaaatgaaagaaatatttCAGTTTATTGTGGCAGCATTTGAAAATATGCCTCATGTGTCTACTCGCTCTTATAAGAAGGTGGTTTCAATTCTTGATACCATTGCAAAGGTCAAGTTATGCTTTGTGATGCTGGATCTTGAGTGTGATGCATTGGTTGTTGAGATGTTTCAAAGTTTCTTAAAGATAATTAGGTCCAACTATCCACCTTTTGTACTTTCAGCCATGGAAACAATTATGAATCTGGTCATAGATGAAAGTGAAGACATTTCTTTGGATCTTCTCAGTTCACTCTTTGCTATTGTAAGAAAGGAAAATCAAAATGTTTCACCTATTTCGTGGACATTAGGGGAGCAAATAATCACAAGGATTAATGCCCAGCTAGAAAGGATAATGGCACCCACTCAAAAACTACCCAACGAGCTTGAGAGTGCACATGATGTGAATGTTGAAGTTGTTAAACGTGCTTCTGATCAACCCTCCACAATCCTTGAAGATCTACATCTTGGTAAAGTCGAAGAGGTTAAAACCACAATGTTTCCTATGGTTCATAAAGTTCAAGATGAGATTATGCTAATTCCACACATTGATTTTGTAATTCCAAATGAGTCTAATGCGgtggaattcaag gttCTATTAGTTTAG